One part of the Tolypothrix sp. NIES-4075 genome encodes these proteins:
- a CDS encoding polyketide synthase dehydratase domain-containing protein, which produces MSLEEKITKLKSQLSPEKQQLLEKRLRVAKPSFACDAPDLQPEIVTKLNLSVSKNWVLDEHRIMGKATLPGTAYLEIARTACENYFPNCVISLKEVYFFMPLIVEDWEEKEVRTILKKQQYGFEFLIVSNSNLDSDSWIEHTKGKITCEELSPPIKHEISQIESNLNQDNIVIVQKTFQSEMMEWGARWSNCKWIKLGENQGLARLELPEAFTDDCKTYKLHPALLDSATGFLTVNFQQAGPFLPFSYKSLKIKGNLPSKLYSYIKVIGNNQSQTETLTFNVTIMDDQGTELVEIEEYTLRKFRTQQLFL; this is translated from the coding sequence ATGTCTTTAGAGGAAAAAATCACCAAACTTAAATCTCAGCTTTCTCCAGAAAAACAGCAACTTCTCGAAAAACGTTTACGAGTAGCAAAACCTAGTTTTGCGTGTGATGCCCCAGATTTACAGCCAGAAATTGTTACCAAATTAAACTTGAGTGTCAGCAAAAACTGGGTTTTAGATGAACACAGAATTATGGGCAAAGCCACTCTTCCGGGAACTGCCTATTTAGAAATAGCAAGAACCGCTTGTGAAAATTATTTTCCTAACTGTGTTATCTCTCTTAAAGAAGTCTATTTCTTTATGCCCTTAATCGTAGAAGATTGGGAAGAAAAAGAAGTTCGTACTATCCTGAAAAAACAACAATATGGCTTTGAATTTTTGATTGTCAGTAACTCAAATTTAGATTCAGACTCATGGATAGAACATACTAAAGGAAAAATTACTTGTGAAGAATTATCGCCACCAATCAAACATGAAATATCTCAAATTGAGTCCAACTTAAATCAAGATAATATAGTAATTGTCCAAAAAACTTTTCAATCAGAGATGATGGAATGGGGGGCAAGATGGAGCAACTGCAAATGGATAAAACTTGGCGAAAATCAAGGATTAGCACGCTTGGAGTTGCCAGAAGCATTTACTGATGATTGTAAAACCTATAAATTACATCCTGCTTTATTAGACTCAGCAACCGGCTTCTTGACTGTTAATTTCCAACAAGCAGGACCTTTTTTACCATTTTCATATAAAAGCTTGAAAATAAAAGGTAATTTGCCATCGAAACTATATAGCTACATCAAAGTCATCGGGAATAATCAGTCACAAACAGAAACCCTCACCTTCAATGTCACCATCATGGATGACCAGGGAACAGAACTAGTTGAAATTGAAGAATATACGCTACGAAAGTTTAGAACCCAGCAATTATTTCTTTAG
- a CDS encoding type I polyketide synthase → MHNQENQNSLKGIAVIGMAGSFPGANNVERFWQNLCNGVESISFFTDEELTASGVEQTLLQNPKYVKAGFVLEDIEMFDATFFGFTPKEAEIMDPQHRFFLECAWSALENAGYNAETYKGWIGVYAGTTLSDYLLKNIISNPNLYQSVGYFPIISSNYQDFLATKVSYKLNLTGPSINVSTACSTSLVAVHSACQGLLNYECDMSLAGGVAIQVPQKQGYLYQEGGIVSPDGHCRAFDSKAQGSPFGNGVGIVVLKRLEDAVADGDCIYAVIKGSAINNDGSLKVSYTAPSIQGQAKVIAEAQAIAQFKPETITYIETHGTATALGDTIEINALKKAFSETKKTNFCAIGSVKTNVSHLNAAAGVTGLIKTVLALKNQKIPPSLHFQQHNPEIAFTDSPFYVNTTLREWQTKGIPRRAGVSSFGIGGTNAHVVLEEAPQLQPSGKSRPWQVLMLSAKTSTALEQATINLAAYFQQHPDANLADVAYTLQVGRRTFEHRRSVVCRDIADAIVALQDPKRVLTSNQQMSEQPVAFMFTGLGTQYVNMAAELYQVELVFREQVDRCCELLKPLLGLDLRDILYQAPENGQQPNNTLNLRQMLGREQQSADAATQKLNQTSLTQPAIFVIEYALAQMWMSWGIHPIAMIGYSIGEYVAATIAEVLSLEDALTLVGSRAQMIQQLPSGAMLAVPLSAAEVRPFLNENLSLSAINGAKLCAIAGDTNAVDELASHLGKAGLACRRLQTSHAFHSYMMEPIAETFTALTKTIKLQPPKIPYVSNVTGTWITAAQATDPSYWTKHLCQTVNFADGVEQLWKKHNPILLEVGAGQTLSSLAQLCLGDRLTDKVILPSLRDAYNQQSDLAFLLNTIGQLWLCGVQIDWLAFYTHERRYRLPLPTYPFERQRYWIEPQKNTQNINLNSEVSAQKLDIADWFYIPAWKQADLPNSFKSNKLSLQKQCWLIFVDSCGVGFQIVEQLEHEHQDVIVVQIGEKFNKINEQKYTINPQNQDDYNALIQDICAFNKIPAVIAHLWNITPQQNISSRLEYFDQTQELGFYSLLFLAQALGEQNLSNSLSICVISNNTQALLGEEELCPEKATIFGPCKVISQEYTNITCRSVDITLPEVDTKQWRQMINQLLLEITTETSEPTIAYRGNHRWIQYFEKLPINEQKFTTHLRETGVYLITGGLGKLGLTVAEYLAKAVRAKLVLIGRTKLPPKDEWEQWLSSHDDDNPISIKLKKVQTLEKLGAEVLTIEANVADLEQMQKMVNQVGDRFGKIHGVIHAAGSAGASFMQAKSRETVGTVFQPKVKGTIVLNTVLQDVNPDFLILFSSISSITGGFGQVDYCAASNFLDTFAHYNSSRQEMLTISINWDMWQENNLQDELMANYGTEVLAKFQKFRAQYGINSQEGVQALDQILSQTFPQIVVSTQSLQYRIEHANEQFVKLLENLENHAFPSTHQRPNLKTAYVAPSNEVEQRIADKFSELLGINLVGIYDSFFDLGGNSLMAIQLISRLNQDFQIEISIHSLFQSPYVAELALIIEEIIIRELQELPEDQVQPLVPAIS, encoded by the coding sequence GTGCATAACCAAGAAAACCAAAATTCTCTCAAAGGTATTGCTGTCATCGGCATGGCTGGTTCTTTTCCAGGAGCTAACAATGTTGAGCGATTTTGGCAGAATTTGTGTAATGGTGTGGAATCAATTTCATTTTTCACAGATGAAGAATTAACAGCTTCAGGTGTAGAACAAACTTTGCTGCAAAATCCTAAATATGTCAAAGCTGGGTTTGTCCTAGAAGACATTGAGATGTTCGATGCCACATTTTTTGGCTTCACACCTAAAGAAGCTGAAATTATGGACCCGCAACACCGTTTTTTTCTTGAGTGTGCTTGGTCAGCGCTGGAAAATGCTGGTTATAATGCAGAAACTTATAAAGGATGGATTGGTGTTTATGCAGGTACTACCTTAAGTGATTATTTACTGAAAAACATTATTTCTAACCCCAATCTTTACCAATCTGTAGGCTATTTCCCAATTATTTCTAGTAATTATCAAGACTTTTTAGCTACAAAAGTTTCTTATAAATTAAATCTCACTGGACCGAGTATTAATGTTAGTACAGCTTGCTCTACCTCATTAGTAGCAGTTCACTCAGCCTGCCAAGGATTACTGAACTACGAATGTGATATGTCACTAGCGGGAGGTGTGGCAATACAAGTTCCCCAAAAACAAGGTTATTTGTATCAAGAAGGGGGGATAGTTTCTCCTGATGGTCATTGTCGTGCTTTTGATAGCAAAGCACAAGGTAGCCCGTTTGGAAATGGCGTAGGTATAGTTGTTCTCAAGAGATTAGAAGATGCTGTTGCGGATGGTGACTGTATCTATGCAGTGATTAAAGGTTCGGCGATTAATAATGACGGCTCATTGAAAGTGAGCTATACAGCACCTAGTATACAGGGTCAGGCAAAAGTTATTGCCGAAGCTCAAGCGATCGCCCAATTTAAACCCGAAACCATCACTTACATCGAAACTCATGGAACTGCTACAGCTTTGGGTGATACAATTGAAATTAACGCCTTAAAAAAAGCATTTTCAGAAACCAAAAAAACAAACTTCTGCGCTATCGGCTCAGTAAAAACCAATGTCAGCCATTTAAATGCCGCAGCAGGTGTGACTGGCTTAATCAAGACCGTCCTAGCACTGAAAAACCAGAAAATCCCGCCCAGCCTGCACTTTCAACAACACAATCCTGAGATAGCCTTTACCGACAGTCCCTTCTACGTCAATACCACCCTCCGTGAATGGCAGACAAAGGGTATTCCTCGCCGCGCTGGAGTCAGTTCCTTTGGTATTGGGGGTACTAATGCCCATGTTGTCTTAGAAGAAGCTCCGCAACTGCAACCCTCTGGAAAATCGCGTCCTTGGCAAGTGCTGATGTTATCTGCCAAAACGAGTACGGCATTGGAACAAGCAACAATTAATTTAGCGGCATATTTCCAGCAGCATCCCGATGCTAATTTGGCTGATGTTGCCTATACATTGCAAGTTGGTCGGCGGACTTTTGAGCATCGGCGTAGTGTGGTTTGTCGAGACATTGCAGATGCAATAGTTGCATTGCAAGATCCTAAACGAGTTCTCACCAGCAATCAACAGATGAGTGAGCAACCTGTAGCTTTTATGTTTACAGGTTTGGGAACTCAATATGTGAATATGGCTGCTGAACTGTACCAAGTTGAGTTGGTATTTCGCGAACAAGTCGATCGCTGTTGTGAATTACTCAAACCTCTTTTAGGTTTGGATCTCAGAGATATCCTCTATCAAGCCCCAGAAAATGGTCAACAACCCAACAATACCCTCAATCTCCGGCAAATGTTGGGACGAGAGCAACAATCCGCTGATGCAGCTACGCAAAAACTGAATCAAACCAGTCTCACTCAACCAGCTATTTTTGTCATCGAGTATGCTCTTGCTCAGATGTGGATGTCCTGGGGAATTCATCCCATCGCTATGATTGGCTACAGCATCGGGGAATATGTAGCAGCAACGATTGCAGAGGTCTTGTCTTTAGAAGACGCTCTAACTCTGGTGGGGAGTAGAGCGCAAATGATTCAACAACTACCAAGTGGAGCGATGTTGGCTGTACCTCTTTCAGCCGCAGAGGTACGTCCCTTCCTCAACGAAAACCTTTCCTTATCAGCCATCAACGGAGCAAAACTTTGTGCGATCGCTGGGGATACAAACGCTGTGGATGAATTGGCTTCCCACTTAGGCAAAGCGGGTTTGGCATGTCGGCGATTGCAGACTTCTCATGCTTTTCATTCTTACATGATGGAGCCAATTGCCGAAACATTTACCGCACTGACAAAAACTATCAAACTGCAACCGCCGAAAATTCCCTATGTGTCCAACGTTACGGGGACTTGGATTACAGCCGCTCAAGCCACCGATCCGAGCTACTGGACAAAGCATTTGTGTCAAACTGTAAACTTTGCCGATGGGGTCGAGCAGTTGTGGAAAAAACACAACCCAATTTTATTGGAAGTCGGAGCGGGACAGACGTTGAGCAGTTTAGCACAATTGTGTTTAGGCGATCGCCTCACAGATAAAGTCATTTTGCCCTCCCTCCGCGATGCTTATAATCAACAGTCAGATTTAGCATTTTTGCTCAACACCATCGGTCAGCTATGGCTCTGCGGAGTCCAGATAGATTGGCTAGCATTTTATACCCATGAGCGTCGTTATCGCCTTCCCCTACCGACATATCCTTTTGAGCGTCAGCGTTATTGGATTGAACCACAAAAAAATACCCAAAATATCAACCTCAATTCCGAAGTATCAGCACAAAAATTAGACATTGCTGACTGGTTCTACATTCCTGCTTGGAAACAAGCCGATTTACCTAACTCATTTAAATCTAATAAATTAAGCCTTCAGAAACAATGCTGGTTAATATTTGTTGATTCTTGCGGTGTCGGCTTTCAAATTGTAGAACAATTAGAACACGAACATCAAGATGTTATCGTTGTCCAAATTGGAGAAAAGTTTAACAAGATAAACGAGCAAAAATACACGATTAACCCACAAAATCAAGATGATTATAATGCCTTAATTCAAGATATCTGTGCTTTCAATAAAATTCCCGCAGTTATCGCTCATTTATGGAATATCACACCGCAGCAAAATATATCTTCCCGACTTGAATACTTTGACCAAACTCAAGAACTTGGTTTCTACAGTCTACTGTTTTTGGCACAAGCTCTAGGAGAACAAAATCTAAGCAATTCTTTGAGTATCTGTGTGATATCGAATAACACACAAGCATTACTTGGCGAAGAAGAATTATGTCCAGAAAAAGCAACAATTTTCGGACCATGTAAAGTTATTTCCCAGGAATATACAAATATTACCTGTCGTAGTGTTGATATTACTTTGCCAGAAGTGGATACTAAGCAATGGCGGCAAATGATAAATCAACTGCTACTAGAAATAACTACAGAAACATCTGAGCCAACTATCGCTTATCGCGGAAATCATCGCTGGATACAGTACTTTGAAAAATTGCCTATCAACGAGCAAAAATTTACAACTCATTTGCGTGAAACAGGAGTCTATCTCATCACTGGTGGATTAGGAAAACTGGGACTAACAGTTGCAGAGTACTTAGCCAAAGCTGTAAGAGCCAAACTTGTGCTTATTGGACGTACAAAATTACCGCCAAAAGATGAATGGGAGCAATGGTTATCAAGTCATGATGATGATAATCCAATTAGTATCAAGCTGAAAAAAGTCCAAACTTTAGAGAAATTAGGTGCAGAAGTTCTGACAATTGAGGCAAATGTTGCTGATTTAGAGCAAATGCAAAAAATGGTGAATCAAGTAGGCGATCGCTTTGGCAAAATTCATGGAGTCATTCATGCGGCTGGCTCTGCGGGTGCAAGTTTTATGCAAGCGAAAAGTCGAGAAACAGTTGGTACTGTTTTTCAGCCGAAAGTCAAAGGCACAATAGTATTAAATACTGTATTGCAAGATGTGAACCCAGATTTTTTAATTTTGTTTTCCTCAATTTCTTCAATTACAGGCGGGTTTGGTCAGGTAGATTACTGTGCAGCTAGTAACTTTCTTGATACCTTTGCCCATTACAATTCTTCTAGGCAAGAAATGCTCACAATTTCCATAAACTGGGATATGTGGCAAGAAAATAACTTGCAAGATGAATTGATGGCAAACTATGGAACAGAAGTATTAGCTAAATTCCAAAAATTTCGCGCCCAATATGGGATAAACTCCCAAGAAGGTGTACAAGCATTAGACCAGATTTTATCTCAGACATTTCCGCAAATAGTTGTCTCAACCCAAAGCTTGCAATATCGCATTGAACATGCTAACGAGCAATTTGTCAAATTACTCGAAAATCTAGAAAATCATGCTTTCCCATCAACACACCAAAGACCTAATTTAAAAACTGCTTATGTAGCTCCTAGCAATGAAGTAGAGCAGAGAATTGCTGATAAATTTTCCGAGTTACTGGGCATTAATTTAGTAGGTATTTATGATAGTTTCTTTGATTTAGGCGGAAATTCTTTGATGGCAATTCAACTAATTTCTCGGCTTAATCAAGACTTTCAAATAGAAATATCCATCCATTCCTTATTTCAATCACCCTATGTAGCTGAATTAGCTTTGATTATTGAAGAAATTATCATCAGGGAGTTACAAGAGTTACCTGAAGATCAAGTTCAGCCGCTTGTACCAGCTATTTCTTAA
- a CDS encoding acyl carrier protein — MKEAKARIKTFLSQYFGNHELQEDEDIFSLGFINSMFAMQLVLFIEQEFQIVIDNEDLDFENFRTINAMVSLIERKTAVLAGD; from the coding sequence ATGAAAGAAGCTAAAGCGAGAATTAAAACATTTTTATCACAGTATTTTGGCAATCATGAATTACAGGAAGATGAAGATATCTTTTCTCTAGGTTTTATTAATTCTATGTTTGCCATGCAACTAGTTTTATTTATCGAGCAAGAGTTTCAAATAGTTATTGATAACGAAGACCTCGATTTTGAAAACTTTAGAACTATTAATGCTATGGTTTCTTTAATTGAGCGAAAAACTGCTGTGCTTGCAGGTGATTAA
- a CDS encoding acyl-CoA dehydrogenase family protein — translation MHTELTPQQKASQAAFRAFVDAEIIPHASRFDREESTPKNIIEKLAKRGFMGAVLPKEFGGVGMDTITFGLLNEEIGRGCSSLRSLLTVHCMVAHAICKWGSKSQKAYWLPKLASGEVIAAFALSEPNVGSDAKSVETTASPADESYILNGQKKWITYGQIADIFLVFAQCEGKPSAFLVEKNSPGLAIKPIFGMLGVRASMLAELHLHNCRISQDNLVGRLGFGFSYVAASALDYGRYSVACGCIGIAQACLEACIRYTSERKQFGVYLKEHQLIRQMITEMIVNVKAARLLCYHAGYLKDIGNPKSIVETAIAKYYASTVATKIANDAVQIHGGNGCSSEYPVQRYLRDAKIMEIIEGSTQIQQITIAESGYQEYFQLLTA, via the coding sequence ATGCATACCGAACTAACTCCCCAACAAAAAGCATCTCAGGCTGCATTTAGAGCTTTCGTAGATGCAGAAATTATTCCTCATGCCAGTCGATTTGATCGAGAAGAATCTACCCCGAAAAACATAATTGAAAAGTTAGCGAAACGCGGCTTCATGGGTGCTGTATTACCCAAAGAATTCGGAGGTGTTGGTATGGACACGATCACCTTTGGTCTTCTTAACGAAGAAATTGGACGAGGATGTTCTTCACTACGAAGTTTGTTGACAGTTCACTGCATGGTTGCTCATGCTATTTGTAAGTGGGGTAGTAAATCACAAAAAGCATATTGGCTGCCCAAATTAGCATCTGGTGAGGTGATAGCTGCTTTTGCATTAAGTGAACCTAATGTTGGTAGTGATGCTAAAAGTGTAGAAACTACAGCGTCACCTGCTGACGAATCTTATATTTTAAATGGGCAAAAGAAATGGATTACTTATGGACAAATTGCAGATATTTTTTTAGTATTTGCTCAATGTGAAGGTAAACCCTCTGCTTTTTTGGTTGAAAAAAATAGCCCAGGACTTGCAATCAAACCAATTTTTGGAATGTTAGGTGTGAGAGCTTCAATGTTAGCAGAATTGCACTTGCATAACTGCCGAATTTCCCAAGACAATCTTGTCGGTCGGTTAGGTTTTGGTTTTTCTTATGTAGCTGCTTCTGCATTAGATTATGGCAGATATAGTGTAGCCTGCGGTTGCATAGGTATTGCTCAAGCTTGTCTAGAAGCTTGTATTCGATATACAAGTGAACGAAAGCAATTTGGCGTTTATTTGAAAGAACACCAATTAATTCGGCAAATGATCACCGAGATGATTGTTAATGTGAAAGCAGCAAGATTGCTATGCTATCACGCTGGCTATCTCAAAGATATTGGCAATCCTAAATCAATTGTAGAAACTGCGATCGCTAAGTATTATGCATCTACAGTAGCGACTAAAATTGCTAATGATGCCGTACAAATCCACGGTGGCAATGGTTGTAGTAGCGAATATCCTGTCCAAAGATATTTGCGAGACGCAAAAATCATGGAAATCATCGAAGGTAGCACCCAAATTCAACAAATCACCATCGCTGAATCTGGTTATCAAGAGTATTTTCAACTCCTCACAGCGTAA
- a CDS encoding 3-hydroxyacyl-CoA dehydrogenase family protein, with product MEIQVVGVIGAGVMGIGVSQNLAQTGHQVILLDVSEEILERAKQAIRKNIRFQSFFGKNAKADNPEDILQKIKFSTNYQFLETAEFIIENTTEKWDIKKEVYARIDNICPPESVFAANTSAISITRIASVTKRADKVVGIHFMNPVPMKPMVEMIRGYHTSDATIATAQKMLAQMGKESIIVNDAPGFVSNRVLMLTINEAIFLVQDQVASASEVDRIFKGCFGHKMGPLETADLIGLDTILFSIEVLYESFNDSKYRPSPLLKKMVDAGLHGQKSGQGFYTYN from the coding sequence ATGGAAATTCAAGTAGTTGGTGTAATCGGAGCCGGAGTTATGGGTATTGGGGTATCACAAAACCTTGCCCAAACTGGTCATCAAGTAATTCTTTTAGATGTTTCTGAAGAAATTCTCGAACGTGCTAAACAGGCTATTCGGAAAAATATCCGTTTTCAAAGTTTCTTTGGTAAAAATGCAAAAGCAGATAATCCAGAAGATATTCTGCAAAAAATTAAGTTTTCTACGAATTATCAATTTTTGGAAACAGCAGAATTTATTATTGAAAACACAACCGAAAAATGGGATATTAAAAAAGAAGTTTACGCACGCATTGACAATATTTGCCCTCCAGAATCTGTATTTGCTGCCAATACATCGGCAATTTCGATTACTCGCATTGCTTCGGTAACTAAGCGTGCTGATAAAGTTGTGGGTATACATTTTATGAACCCCGTACCCATGAAACCAATGGTAGAAATGATTCGCGGTTATCATACTTCTGATGCAACAATTGCCACAGCACAAAAAATGTTGGCTCAGATGGGGAAAGAATCTATCATTGTGAACGATGCACCCGGTTTTGTGTCTAATAGAGTACTGATGTTAACGATTAACGAAGCAATTTTTTTAGTGCAAGACCAAGTAGCTTCAGCATCAGAGGTCGATAGAATTTTCAAAGGTTGTTTTGGTCATAAAATGGGACCATTGGAAACCGCTGACTTAATTGGTTTAGATACAATTCTCTTTTCTATTGAAGTTTTGTATGAAAGCTTTAATGATAGTAAATACAGACCATCACCTTTACTCAAGAAAATGGTAGATGCTGGGTTGCACGGTCAAAAAAGCGGACAAGGTTTTTATACCTATAATTGA
- a CDS encoding HAD-IIIC family phosphatase, whose protein sequence is MVTVKFEQTLNLQDDQKTIKCVVWDLDNTLWHGVLLENDRIVLRDDIVDIIKTLDERGILQSLASKNDDIAVMSKLQELGLRDYFLYPQINWNSKVDSIKNIAKSINISTDTIAFIDDQEFELEEVKFSLPEILCINTANLEGFLDMPVMNPRFITEDAKNRRLMYISDLERQKAESEFVGSSEDFLATLNMHFTISSAQEEDLQRAEELTIRTNQLNTTGYTYSYDELQQFIQSANHKLLIASLEDKYGNYGKIGLALVECQESQWTIKLLLMSCRVMSRGVGTVMLNYIIKLAKENNVRLRAEFLFNNRNRMMFISYKFAGFKEVEKIKDLIILENNLMRIQPCPDYINFEVID, encoded by the coding sequence ATGGTAACTGTAAAATTTGAGCAAACACTTAACTTGCAAGACGATCAAAAAACTATCAAGTGTGTAGTTTGGGATCTGGATAACACCCTATGGCATGGTGTGTTGTTAGAAAATGACCGTATTGTTTTGCGAGATGATATAGTTGATATTATCAAAACTTTAGATGAGCGAGGCATCTTACAATCTCTTGCCAGCAAAAATGATGATATTGCAGTCATGAGCAAACTGCAAGAATTGGGATTGCGTGATTACTTTCTCTATCCCCAAATAAATTGGAATTCTAAAGTAGACTCTATCAAAAATATTGCTAAATCAATTAACATTAGTACGGATACAATAGCGTTTATTGACGACCAGGAATTTGAATTAGAAGAAGTTAAATTTTCATTACCTGAAATCCTCTGTATTAATACAGCTAATCTAGAAGGTTTTCTAGATATGCCAGTAATGAATCCTCGTTTTATTACAGAGGATGCAAAAAACAGGCGTCTAATGTATATTAGCGATTTAGAGCGGCAAAAAGCCGAATCAGAATTTGTTGGTTCTTCAGAGGATTTCTTGGCTACTCTGAATATGCATTTCACTATTAGCTCTGCTCAAGAAGAAGATTTGCAGCGAGCTGAAGAGTTAACTATCAGAACTAATCAACTAAATACAACTGGTTACACATATTCCTATGACGAACTTCAGCAGTTTATTCAATCAGCAAACCATAAGTTACTGATTGCAAGTTTAGAAGATAAATATGGCAATTACGGCAAAATCGGTTTAGCTCTTGTAGAATGCCAAGAAAGCCAATGGACGATAAAACTCTTGCTGATGTCTTGCCGTGTCATGTCTAGAGGTGTTGGTACGGTTATGCTCAATTACATCATCAAATTAGCTAAAGAAAATAATGTGCGTCTGCGTGCTGAATTTCTTTTCAATAACCGCAATCGGATGATGTTTATTTCTTATAAATTTGCAGGTTTTAAGGAAGTGGAAAAAATAAAGGATTTGATAATTTTGGAAAATAATTTAATGCGAATTCAACCTTGTCCTGATTATATCAATTTTGAAGTTATTGATTAA